A genomic window from Oceanobacillus timonensis includes:
- a CDS encoding ABC transporter ATP-binding protein, translated as MTKIVKLQGLQKKFGKFQALKDVTFTVEAGEVVGFIGPNGAGKSTTIRALLGIIKRDAGQAEIFGKDVWKESLEIHKRISYVPGDVALWGSLTGGEIIDLFMKLHGGGDKHKRDYLIKRFELDPKKKAKGYSKGNRQKVGLIAALSVDSDLYIFDEPTSGLDPLMEAVFQEEVEKIKEAGKSILLSSHILSEVERLADRVVIIRQGEIVESGTLDELRHLTRSAVTLSTEGDVSQMEFVEGVHDFAQKDNQATFSADNKYINAILTEATKLGVKKFEAVPPTLEDLFMRHYEG; from the coding sequence ATGACAAAAATTGTGAAATTACAAGGCTTGCAAAAAAAGTTTGGTAAGTTTCAAGCATTAAAGGATGTGACCTTTACTGTAGAAGCGGGAGAAGTCGTCGGATTTATTGGTCCGAATGGTGCTGGAAAGTCAACCACGATTCGCGCTTTATTGGGAATTATCAAACGGGATGCCGGGCAGGCAGAAATTTTTGGGAAGGACGTTTGGAAAGAAAGTCTGGAAATTCATAAACGTATTTCCTATGTGCCGGGTGATGTTGCGCTCTGGGGAAGCTTGACTGGCGGAGAAATTATTGACTTATTTATGAAGCTGCATGGCGGTGGAGATAAGCACAAACGAGATTATTTAATCAAACGTTTTGAACTGGATCCGAAGAAAAAAGCCAAAGGGTATTCTAAAGGGAACCGGCAAAAGGTTGGTTTGATTGCAGCTTTATCCGTGGATTCCGATTTATATATATTTGATGAGCCGACTTCCGGTCTTGATCCGTTGATGGAAGCCGTTTTTCAGGAAGAAGTAGAAAAAATCAAAGAAGCAGGGAAATCCATTTTGCTGTCTTCTCATATTTTGAGTGAGGTAGAGCGTTTAGCTGACAGGGTCGTGATTATTCGGCAGGGAGAGATTGTAGAGTCTGGAACCTTGGATGAATTACGGCATTTGACCCGTTCTGCTGTTACCTTATCGACAGAGGGGGATGTTTCACAAATGGAATTTGTAGAAGGTGTCCATGATTTTGCGCAAAAAGACAATCAAGCTACTTTTTCGGCTGACAATAAATACATCAATGCTATTTTAACGGAAGCAACGAAATTGGGTGTGAAGAAGTTTGAAGCGGTTCCGCCAACATTGGAAGACTTATTCATGCGGCATTATGAAGGGTAA
- a CDS encoding ABC transporter permease yields the protein MKEKFARWDILFLQYLKRDWKKIIFWILGVGLFSGGFVPAFEEIAKGEGLAGMYETLQNPAMISMVGPTPIETAAEYTLGAMYAHEMLLFCGLFAMIMSVLHVVGHTRKEEDLGLTELVRSFQIGRQANSLAAMVEVVVINVLLALVISSLLMIFGADTISVQGSFLFGSSVGIAGVIGAGIGLVLAQIMPASSSATGSALGLVGLLYIIRAGTDVSNVDLSMFNPLGWTYLTYPFTDNNWLPILFALIFSAAMVMIAFALEGGRDMGAGYLPEREGRDHAKQSLLSVRGLFTKLNKGVIIGWLIAFVVMGAAYGSIYGDMQTFLESNEMMAQMFAQSGVSIEESFTATIMMVMIVLVSILPIVIVNKLFAEESRLHLSQLHATKVTRGQFYWTTMALAIAAGLIGTLLAAGGLGGTAKLVMGDSASMDFVDFLAAGYNFLPSVLFFTGLAALALGWAPKLGKIVYAYLGYSFILNYFDGILDLPEGFLKTAVQSWIPQMPMDQFDGPIFIVITVISIALMIIGYLGYRKRDMIEGA from the coding sequence ATGAAGGAAAAATTTGCACGTTGGGATATATTGTTTTTGCAGTATCTAAAGCGCGATTGGAAAAAAATTATTTTTTGGATTTTAGGAGTCGGATTATTTTCCGGTGGCTTTGTTCCTGCATTTGAAGAAATAGCAAAAGGGGAAGGGCTGGCTGGAATGTATGAAACATTGCAAAACCCGGCGATGATCTCCATGGTTGGTCCGACACCCATTGAAACAGCCGCGGAATATACATTAGGAGCCATGTATGCGCATGAAATGTTATTATTCTGCGGATTGTTTGCGATGATTATGTCTGTTCTGCATGTTGTAGGGCATACACGGAAGGAAGAAGACCTCGGGCTGACAGAACTGGTGCGTTCTTTTCAAATCGGACGGCAGGCAAACTCACTTGCAGCAATGGTAGAAGTGGTTGTTATTAATGTGCTATTGGCGCTTGTTATCAGTAGTCTGTTAATGATTTTCGGTGCAGATACGATTTCTGTCCAAGGTTCCTTTTTATTTGGAAGTTCAGTTGGGATAGCCGGTGTGATTGGAGCAGGAATCGGTCTGGTGCTGGCACAAATTATGCCAGCTTCATCCAGTGCAACAGGTTCGGCTTTAGGTCTCGTTGGATTGCTTTATATTATTCGTGCCGGAACCGATGTATCAAATGTGGATTTATCTATGTTCAATCCGCTTGGCTGGACATATTTGACGTATCCATTTACCGATAATAACTGGCTGCCGATTCTTTTTGCCTTGATTTTCAGTGCGGCGATGGTCATGATTGCTTTTGCACTGGAAGGCGGGCGTGATATGGGCGCAGGTTATTTGCCTGAAAGAGAAGGAAGAGACCATGCAAAACAATCTCTATTATCTGTGCGGGGGTTGTTTACCAAATTGAATAAAGGGGTCATCATTGGCTGGTTGATTGCTTTTGTTGTGATGGGGGCAGCATACGGTTCCATTTACGGAGATATGCAGACGTTCCTTGAAAGTAATGAAATGATGGCGCAAATGTTTGCGCAATCAGGCGTTTCTATTGAAGAATCTTTTACAGCTACCATTATGATGGTCATGATCGTGCTGGTTTCTATTCTGCCGATTGTCATTGTGAATAAGCTTTTCGCTGAGGAGAGCCGTCTGCATTTAAGTCAGCTCCACGCCACCAAAGTTACCCGCGGTCAATTTTACTGGACGACAATGGCTTTAGCTATTGCTGCCGGTTTAATCGGGACTTTACTGGCTGCCGGCGGCCTTGGTGGTACAGCTAAGTTGGTTATGGGAGATAGTGCCTCCATGGATTTCGTTGATTTTCTTGCGGCTGGATATAACTTCTTACCGTCCGTGCTATTCTTCACAGGACTTGCAGCTTTAGCGCTTGGCTGGGCACCGAAGTTAGGGAAAATAGTCTATGCGTATCTTGGCTATTCCTTTATCCTAAATTATTTTGATGGTATTTTGGATTTGCCGGAAGGATTTTTAAAAACAGCTGTGCAAAGCTGGATTCCGCAAATGCCAATGGACCAATTTGATGGACCAATTTTTATTGTTATAACGGTGATTAGTATTGCTTTGATGATTATTGGCTACCTTGGTTATCGTAAGCGAGATATGATAGAAGGGGCTTAA
- a CDS encoding SDR family NAD(P)-dependent oxidoreductase: MATQVKRFENKVALVTGGRSGIGRAIACRLRDEGATVITAQRGKDEEFDWVQADFSNPHTPDQVIEEVINRAGKLDVLINNAGMMQESSIEELSVEDWERNLHVNLTAPFLLIRAALPYLRKTQGNIVNTGSVEGLAANPGHAAYSASKTGVHGLTRAVAVDHGHEGIRCNAVAPGWIDTELNREFIENTPDAEAFRNNIGRIHPVARTGSPEEVAALVAFLAAEEAGFITGQIYTVDGGRTAKLSLP, encoded by the coding sequence ATGGCAACACAAGTAAAGCGTTTTGAAAACAAAGTAGCATTGGTGACAGGCGGGCGCTCTGGGATTGGTCGGGCGATTGCTTGCCGGCTGCGTGATGAAGGAGCGACTGTCATCACTGCACAACGTGGGAAAGATGAAGAATTTGACTGGGTGCAGGCAGATTTCTCCAATCCGCATACTCCGGATCAGGTGATAGAGGAGGTTATCAATCGGGCTGGAAAGCTTGATGTACTCATTAACAATGCTGGGATGATGCAAGAGTCTTCCATTGAAGAATTAAGTGTGGAGGATTGGGAACGTAATCTTCATGTGAACTTGACTGCTCCTTTTCTTCTGATTCGTGCAGCATTACCTTATCTGCGTAAAACGCAAGGTAATATCGTCAATACTGGTTCGGTAGAAGGATTGGCTGCTAACCCCGGGCATGCTGCGTATAGTGCTTCCAAGACTGGAGTCCATGGATTGACTCGTGCAGTAGCTGTGGATCATGGCCATGAAGGAATTCGCTGTAATGCAGTGGCTCCGGGCTGGATTGATACGGAACTAAACCGTGAATTCATTGAAAATACACCGGATGCAGAGGCGTTCCGAAATAACATCGGCCGCATTCATCCTGTCGCTCGTACAGGTTCTCCGGAAGAAGTAGCTGCACTTGTGGCTTTTCTTGCAGCTGAAGAGGCAGGATTTATTACTGGGCAGATTTATACCGTAGACGGAGGCAGAACGGCTAAGTTGAGTCTCCCTTAA
- a CDS encoding thioredoxin family protein, producing the protein MKKVYELTTIQMAEDFLEHHELSFLFISRPDCSVCHALLPKISSLLDNYPLIHLGHIDAAKVEEVAEKFSVFTVPIILLIIEGKEYIRADRFVRLEQLEEKLDQIYELYTQ; encoded by the coding sequence ATGAAAAAAGTATATGAACTGACTACCATACAAATGGCTGAGGACTTCCTGGAACATCATGAGCTTAGCTTCTTATTCATATCCAGACCAGATTGCAGTGTATGTCATGCCCTATTACCAAAGATAAGCAGTTTGCTGGATAATTATCCGCTGATTCATTTAGGACATATTGATGCTGCAAAGGTAGAAGAAGTAGCTGAAAAGTTCTCCGTTTTCACTGTCCCTATTATACTTTTAATCATTGAAGGCAAAGAATATATCCGGGCAGACCGCTTCGTCCGCTTGGAACAGTTAGAAGAAAAACTGGATCAGATATATGAATTGTATACGCAGTAA
- a CDS encoding SDR family NAD(P)-dependent oxidoreductase: MTQEQDFKGKVVLITGAASGIGEATALKFAERGAKVAIGDINEESNKVVQQIKDHGGEAVFFQTNVSNPEEVKALVEQTAAHFGKIDCAFNNAGVLPQIASFIDTTVEEFDKTIAVDLKGVFLCLKYELEYMVQAGGGSIVNTASVAGLIADPDMSPYVAAKHGVVGLTKAAGIEYADKGVRVNAVAPGVTATPLAKEKLEDPEIREEMIGNVPADRAAKPEEIAETVLYLSSDKASYVMAQTYVIDGGQIAH; encoded by the coding sequence GTGACACAAGAACAAGATTTCAAAGGAAAAGTTGTATTAATTACCGGAGCAGCTTCCGGAATCGGCGAAGCAACTGCATTAAAATTTGCCGAACGCGGAGCAAAAGTTGCGATTGGTGATATTAATGAAGAGAGTAACAAGGTTGTTCAACAAATTAAAGATCATGGCGGAGAAGCTGTTTTCTTTCAAACAAACGTCAGTAATCCGGAGGAAGTCAAAGCGCTGGTGGAACAAACGGCTGCTCATTTCGGAAAAATTGATTGTGCATTTAACAATGCCGGCGTACTACCTCAAATTGCATCTTTTATTGATACAACTGTAGAAGAATTTGATAAAACCATTGCGGTTGACTTAAAAGGCGTCTTTCTCTGCTTGAAGTACGAACTGGAATATATGGTTCAAGCAGGCGGTGGAAGTATTGTAAATACCGCTTCTGTGGCTGGGCTGATTGCTGATCCGGATATGTCTCCTTATGTTGCTGCAAAACATGGCGTTGTTGGTCTGACTAAAGCTGCCGGAATTGAGTATGCAGATAAAGGGGTACGTGTTAATGCAGTAGCTCCCGGAGTTACTGCAACACCGCTGGCTAAGGAAAAACTGGAAGATCCTGAGATTAGAGAAGAAATGATTGGAAACGTCCCGGCAGACCGGGCGGCTAAACCAGAGGAAATTGCAGAAACGGTGCTCTACCTGTCATCTGATAAAGCAAGTTACGTGATGGCTCAGACATATGTTATCGATGGCGGTCAAATTGCTCACTAA
- a CDS encoding MarR family winged helix-turn-helix transcriptional regulator, translating to MKETLFFELIHNTELFSDKMMTLFMKKFNRNISISQIVFLWKLNEKESEKLSVMAKEIGYTSGAITGITSKLVEKGYIKRKPQENDRRVILITITEKGKELLDEAQQRGQDVLNEVYTALDEEEIVQLLRIKKKLIHQVQQLN from the coding sequence ATGAAAGAGACGCTGTTTTTTGAACTTATTCATAACACAGAGCTCTTCAGTGATAAAATGATGACTTTGTTTATGAAAAAATTTAATAGAAACATAAGTATTTCTCAGATTGTGTTTTTATGGAAATTAAATGAAAAAGAATCTGAAAAGCTCTCTGTTATGGCGAAAGAAATTGGTTATACTTCCGGGGCAATTACGGGAATAACAAGTAAGCTGGTGGAAAAGGGATATATTAAAAGGAAACCGCAAGAAAATGATCGCCGTGTCATTTTAATTACGATTACGGAAAAGGGAAAAGAATTATTGGACGAGGCGCAGCAGCGGGGGCAGGATGTATTGAATGAAGTATATACTGCTTTAGACGAGGAAGAGATTGTGCAATTACTCCGGATTAAAAAGAAATTAATCCATCAAGTTCAGCAGCTGAATTAA
- a CDS encoding SDR family NAD(P)-dependent oxidoreductase — protein sequence MAKLDNKVAIVTGGAGGIGAGIVRAYVKENAKVVIVDIAEEKGKALSDALNEQGYETVFIKTDLTDKASLQACVDEVIATYGQIDILVNNAHASRMQGFLDITEEELELSMKTGFFATFYLSQMVIPYLKETKGNMINFGSGAAMKGDKNQGSYVVAKEAIRGMTRVIANEFGEFGIRANLISPIAYSEGVEQWKEANPEYYEKVLEGIPLRRFGDVEHDIGPAAVFLASEDSKYITGQTLMVDGGSIKIY from the coding sequence ATGGCTAAATTAGATAATAAAGTAGCTATTGTTACTGGCGGTGCTGGCGGTATTGGTGCAGGTATCGTCCGGGCATATGTAAAAGAAAATGCCAAAGTAGTGATTGTAGATATCGCAGAAGAAAAAGGTAAAGCATTAAGTGATGCATTAAATGAACAGGGATATGAAACAGTATTTATAAAAACCGACTTAACGGATAAAGCATCCTTACAAGCATGCGTAGATGAAGTTATTGCTACATATGGTCAAATCGATATTTTGGTCAACAATGCACATGCTTCCCGAATGCAAGGATTTTTAGACATTACTGAAGAAGAGTTAGAGTTATCCATGAAAACTGGATTTTTTGCAACATTTTATTTATCCCAGATGGTCATTCCTTATTTGAAAGAAACCAAAGGAAATATGATTAACTTTGGTTCTGGTGCAGCAATGAAAGGTGATAAAAATCAAGGCTCTTATGTTGTTGCCAAGGAAGCCATCCGGGGTATGACACGTGTGATTGCCAATGAATTTGGCGAATTTGGTATTCGTGCTAATCTTATTTCCCCCATTGCTTATTCAGAAGGCGTAGAGCAGTGGAAAGAAGCAAATCCTGAATACTATGAAAAAGTATTGGAAGGAATCCCGCTCCGTCGCTTTGGTGATGTGGAGCATGATATTGGACCAGCTGCTGTATTTTTAGCAAGTGAAGATTCAAAATATATCACTGGTCAGACACTGATGGTTGATGGGGGAAGTATTAAGATTTATTAA
- a CDS encoding SDR family NAD(P)-dependent oxidoreductase, which yields MSRLQDKVVIITGGAQGMGKLHVEKVLEAGAKVAFTDINEEGGRQTEKELNGDVLFIKHDVASEEDWKTVVDTVMEKWGRIDGLVNNAGITFNTPLEELSLDDYMKIVNINQVSVFLGMKAVTPIMTKQESGSIVNISSMNGLVGGAVGYTDTKFAVRGMTKAASRELSPLNIRVNSVHPGVIQTPMLDREDAKAAIEQIKQAIPMRRVAQPEEVSNMVVFLVSDEASYSTGSEFVIDGGITAL from the coding sequence ATGAGCAGATTACAAGACAAAGTAGTTATTATTACTGGCGGAGCACAGGGTATGGGAAAATTACATGTAGAAAAAGTGTTGGAAGCAGGAGCGAAAGTAGCATTTACAGATATTAATGAAGAAGGCGGTCGTCAAACAGAGAAAGAACTAAATGGAGACGTTCTTTTCATCAAACATGATGTAGCCAGTGAAGAAGATTGGAAAACAGTAGTAGATACCGTTATGGAAAAATGGGGACGTATTGACGGATTGGTCAATAACGCCGGCATTACATTTAATACCCCACTGGAAGAACTATCATTAGATGACTATATGAAAATCGTAAATATTAATCAGGTTTCTGTATTTTTAGGAATGAAAGCTGTCACACCTATTATGACAAAACAGGAATCGGGATCAATTGTCAACATTTCTTCCATGAATGGATTAGTTGGCGGAGCAGTTGGCTATACGGATACGAAATTTGCTGTCCGTGGTATGACAAAAGCGGCAAGCCGTGAATTATCACCACTCAATATCCGTGTAAATTCGGTTCATCCTGGTGTGATTCAAACACCGATGCTGGATAGAGAAGATGCCAAAGCAGCGATTGAGCAGATAAAACAGGCTATCCCAATGCGCCGTGTCGCCCAACCGGAAGAGGTTTCTAACATGGTTGTATTCTTAGTTTCCGATGAAGCAAGCTACTCTACTGGTTCCGAATTTGTAATTGACGGTGGAATTACAGCATTGTAA
- a CDS encoding lipoate--protein ligase family protein: protein MTETWYFLDTGKQTPAYNMAVDECLLQWHSEGKIPPVLRFYEWVPAGLSVGYFQKTKNRIDLQAVEKHGFHLVRRLTGGRAVLHDKELTYSVIISEQHPWMPKSVKDVYLILSKGLLEGYRNLGIAADFAVPEEKLAPSQSAVCFEEPSWYELVIDNKKAAGSAQTRKQGVILQHGSIPLSVDKDTLYDLFIYRNEKVKQRARAAFDDKAISIDEAAGREVSLEETKTALKAGFQTGLDIELKTFTLSEEQEQEIHELMYSKYVTDEWNHSR from the coding sequence ATGACAGAAACGTGGTATTTTTTAGACACCGGTAAACAAACACCTGCCTATAATATGGCAGTAGATGAATGCTTGCTCCAATGGCATAGCGAAGGCAAAATACCGCCGGTTCTTCGTTTTTATGAGTGGGTACCTGCCGGGCTTTCCGTTGGATATTTTCAAAAAACGAAAAATAGAATTGACTTGCAAGCAGTGGAAAAACATGGATTTCACCTCGTGCGGAGATTAACTGGCGGCCGAGCTGTATTGCATGATAAGGAACTTACGTACAGCGTTATCATTTCCGAACAGCATCCATGGATGCCAAAGTCCGTCAAAGACGTCTATCTTATTTTGTCGAAAGGGTTATTAGAAGGGTATCGCAATCTGGGTATTGCCGCAGATTTTGCTGTACCGGAAGAAAAGCTGGCACCCTCCCAATCTGCCGTTTGTTTTGAAGAACCTTCCTGGTATGAATTAGTAATTGATAATAAGAAGGCAGCAGGGAGCGCGCAAACAAGGAAACAGGGCGTTATATTACAGCATGGATCTATTCCGCTCTCTGTGGATAAGGATACATTATATGACTTGTTTATTTATCGTAATGAAAAAGTCAAACAGCGCGCCCGTGCAGCATTTGATGATAAAGCGATTTCAATCGATGAAGCAGCTGGAAGAGAAGTGTCTTTGGAGGAAACGAAAACAGCGCTAAAAGCCGGTTTTCAAACAGGTTTAGATATCGAATTGAAGACGTTTACCCTTTCTGAAGAACAAGAACAGGAAATTCATGAGCTTATGTACAGTAAATATGTAACAGATGAATGGAACCATTCCAGATAG
- the lipA gene encoding lipoyl synthase has product MAKQEEYLRKPEWLKIKLNTNKSYNHLKHLMRDKRLNTVCEEAKCPNIYECWSERQTATFMILGDTCTRGCRFCAVKTGLPNELDWNEPKRVAESVEIMGLKHVVVTAVARDDLKDGGAAVFAETVRQIRENVPGCTIEILPSDMKGDYESLHTLMGSGPDIFNHNIETVRRLTKKVRAIARYDRSLELLRRVKEIAPDTPTKSSIMVGLGETKEELIEAMDDLRANHVDIVTIGQYLQPTKKHLNVERYYHPDEFDELREIALSKGFTHCEAGPLVRSSYHADEQVSESAAQRRIKYMKGYEETSGKELDNMTF; this is encoded by the coding sequence ATGGCAAAACAAGAAGAATATTTACGGAAACCCGAATGGCTGAAAATTAAGTTGAATACGAACAAGTCTTATAACCATTTGAAACATTTAATGCGTGACAAACGCTTAAACACGGTCTGCGAAGAAGCAAAATGTCCGAATATTTATGAATGCTGGAGTGAACGTCAAACTGCTACGTTTATGATTCTTGGTGATACATGTACAAGAGGCTGTCGTTTTTGTGCAGTAAAAACAGGTCTCCCAAATGAACTGGACTGGAATGAACCCAAACGAGTAGCGGAGTCTGTGGAGATTATGGGATTGAAGCATGTTGTTGTGACTGCTGTCGCCCGGGATGATTTAAAAGATGGCGGTGCAGCTGTTTTTGCAGAAACGGTACGGCAAATTCGTGAAAATGTGCCTGGCTGTACGATTGAAATTTTACCTTCAGACATGAAGGGAGATTATGAAAGCTTGCATACACTTATGGGAAGCGGTCCGGATATTTTCAACCATAATATTGAAACGGTAAGAAGATTAACGAAAAAGGTGCGTGCTATTGCCCGGTATGATCGCTCTTTGGAATTATTGAGAAGGGTAAAAGAAATTGCGCCAGACACCCCTACAAAATCAAGCATTATGGTTGGCCTTGGAGAGACAAAAGAAGAACTTATCGAGGCGATGGATGACCTTCGAGCCAATCATGTGGATATTGTAACGATCGGCCAGTATCTGCAGCCTACGAAAAAACATTTAAACGTCGAACGTTACTATCATCCTGATGAGTTTGATGAATTAAGAGAAATTGCTCTTTCGAAAGGATTTACGCATTGTGAAGCGGGGCCGCTCGTACGTTCTTCTTACCATGCAGATGAACAAGTCAGCGAATCTGCTGCACAACGCCGAATTAAATATATGAAAGGTTATGAAGAAACAAGCGGAAAAGAATTGGATAATATGACATTTTAA
- a CDS encoding metal ABC transporter solute-binding protein, Zn/Mn family, translating into MKNILLSSILSAMALLLLAACGQDNQDNSSSGDGKLQVVGDFSILSDIVEQVGGDQVDVYNIIPAGEEPHEWDPSPDDTKNTADADAFFYFGWNLEGLEGDNENWVYKLLNAADKNKDNDNVFALSDGLEQKELGGLKENEGTVNPHAFISPKAGIEMAENARDALIEMDPDNEEVYEENTDAFLNELQDMDQQYEEKIGGIPEEDRILVTSERAFQYVAEDYGLEEGFIWEIDGNDEGTPEQVKSAIEFVNENEPNALFTEYNGDERPMNTVSEETDVPIAGTLYSGDLGEADSYVDYLEHNLQTILDGIAQDSEED; encoded by the coding sequence ATGAAAAATATCCTATTGTCCAGTATACTTAGTGCCATGGCATTACTTCTTTTAGCAGCCTGCGGCCAGGACAACCAGGATAATTCCTCTAGCGGAGACGGAAAGCTTCAAGTGGTTGGTGACTTTAGTATACTATCGGATATCGTTGAACAAGTTGGCGGTGACCAGGTAGATGTTTATAACATCATTCCTGCCGGCGAGGAACCTCATGAGTGGGACCCTTCTCCGGATGATACAAAAAATACAGCCGACGCAGATGCTTTCTTCTACTTTGGATGGAACTTGGAAGGCTTAGAAGGTGACAACGAAAACTGGGTTTACAAGCTATTGAATGCGGCAGATAAAAATAAAGATAATGACAATGTCTTTGCTCTGTCAGACGGATTGGAACAAAAAGAACTTGGCGGGTTGAAAGAAAATGAAGGAACAGTCAATCCCCATGCTTTTATTAGTCCCAAAGCCGGGATAGAGATGGCTGAAAATGCCCGTGATGCACTCATCGAAATGGATCCGGATAATGAAGAGGTCTATGAAGAAAATACAGATGCCTTTTTGAATGAACTACAAGACATGGACCAGCAATATGAGGAAAAAATTGGCGGAATTCCGGAAGAGGACCGCATCCTTGTTACAAGTGAAAGAGCCTTCCAATATGTAGCGGAAGATTATGGCTTAGAAGAAGGCTTTATATGGGAAATTGACGGAAACGATGAGGGTACTCCAGAACAGGTTAAATCAGCTATTGAGTTTGTGAATGAAAATGAACCGAACGCATTGTTTACTGAATACAATGGTGACGAACGGCCAATGAATACCGTGTCAGAAGAAACGGATGTACCTATTGCTGGAACGCTGTACTCGGGGGATTTAGGCGAAGCAGATTCTTATGTTGATTACCTTGAACATAACTTGCAAACCATTCTTGACGGAATAGCTCAAGATTCGGAAGAGGATTAG
- a CDS encoding metal ABC transporter permease, translated as MSFIADIMQYSFIQKALFTAVMVGIICGILGCFIVLRGLALMGDAISHAVLPGVAVSFMLNINFFYGSVIAGILAALGIGYVNQHSRIKNDSSIGIVFTAFLALGVLLIRHAQSGVNLDSILFGSLTAVQTSDMWLTLIVGAVVLLVVILFYKELLVSTFDPTMAAAYGLPTRLIHYMLMVLLTLVTVASMQTVGVILVVAMLVTPASTAYLLTNRLSIMLVLSSLFGVLASLVGLYFSFVYDLESGAVIVITSFILFALVFVFSPKQGLLWRTIRSKRKKAAL; from the coding sequence ATGAGTTTTATTGCGGATATTATGCAATATAGTTTTATACAAAAAGCATTGTTTACAGCAGTTATGGTCGGCATCATATGCGGTATTCTTGGGTGTTTTATTGTCCTGCGAGGATTAGCGCTGATGGGGGATGCCATTTCCCATGCGGTGCTTCCAGGCGTTGCTGTTTCTTTCATGCTTAATATCAATTTCTTTTACGGGTCGGTGATTGCTGGTATTTTGGCCGCTCTTGGTATCGGCTATGTGAATCAACACAGCCGTATTAAGAACGACTCATCCATTGGAATTGTTTTTACAGCCTTTTTGGCATTAGGCGTCCTTTTAATACGCCATGCCCAGAGCGGGGTCAACTTAGATAGTATTCTGTTCGGCAGCTTGACGGCTGTTCAGACCTCTGATATGTGGTTGACGTTGATTGTCGGAGCCGTTGTGTTGCTTGTTGTGATTCTATTTTATAAAGAATTGCTTGTATCTACGTTTGATCCAACCATGGCAGCAGCTTATGGTTTACCGACGCGCTTGATTCACTATATGCTGATGGTTCTGTTAACATTAGTGACTGTTGCATCAATGCAAACAGTTGGTGTCATCCTGGTGGTAGCAATGTTAGTTACACCGGCATCCACTGCTTATCTGTTAACCAACCGGTTATCGATTATGCTTGTATTATCATCCTTGTTTGGGGTTCTTGCTTCCCTTGTGGGATTATATTTCAGCTTTGTATATGACCTTGAATCAGGAGCAGTGATAGTAATCACATCCTTTATATTATTTGCTTTGGTTTTTGTCTTTTCACCTAAGCAAGGTTTGCTTTGGCGCACAATCAGATCAAAACGAAAAAAAGCTGCTCTATAA